CGCCAGCAGGGGCGGGTGATGCGGTAGAGTGTCCGCCGGTAGGTGTTCCCGGACGGCCGGCCGTACTCCGTGGCGATCAGCGGCTCCCGGCCGTTGTCGTCGGTGACATCCGGCCGGTGATACTCGATGTAGTCCTCGATGTACCGGGCGGCCTTCTCGCTGATCCGGTTCCACCGGCTCCCCTTCTCCTGATTCTTGAGGGGAGTTCCTTCGTCGGGTCGGTGGACGAAGTGAACCGCTGGACCCGAAAAGCGGGGGTGTGATCCGTCGAGGTCTACGTCCTGGAGGTCGAGGCCGCGGATCGCGCCGGTTCGCGCGCCCGTCTCCCACAGCAGGAGGAGGACGATGTGGTTCATCGAGCCGGGTTCCGCGTTTTCGAGGTAGTCCAGAATCTCGATAGCGCGCTCGGGGTCGAGCGTGGTTTCGGAGACGGCTTCCCCGTTCTTCATCGCCGGGAGGGAAATCTGCTCGTACAGCTCCGGCGGGACCGCATCGATGTTCGCGCAGAATCGGAGGAACCGGCGGAGAGTCGCCAGTTGGCCTTTCAGCGTCACCAGTTTGACCGGGCCGCGGCCGTCGCCCTGACCCTCGCGCCGCCAGATACGGAACTTGAACAGGTGACGGCCGGTGAGGTCATTCAGGTTCTCAATCCCTTCGTCCTCGCAGAACTCGATGAACGCATTCAGGCGGTACTCTTCGGCGTCGCGTGTCGACTGGGCGTGTTCATCCTGCATCGCATCGATGAACATATCGACCGCTTCCCTCGGGCCGATCGGGTCGAGGTCCGTCACCTCTGACCACTCCCGGTCGAGACGGCCATCATCCGGTTGCAGTTCGGGCAGGGCTTCGAGGTCTGGAGGGACGCCGCTGCGGCGTGGCTGGTGCAGTGGTCCGTGTGTCCGCAGTCGGGGCAACGCAGTCGATAGTCGCCTTCCAGTCGAACGGCGTTCTTTTCACTGGCCGATGCCTCTGAAGACGTGTGGGGCGAATGCCCCACGCTGGTTCCGTCTTGCATGGATGCGCGTGCGGAGCCACCTTCTGGGCCGTGTTCCAGCACGGCCCGATTCCGACGATCGGGAGCCATCGGTACGGGCGGCCCACGACCACACTGGAGACGGCTGACAACATAAATGTAACGACAACCCTACTACGTGATTTAAGCACTCTTTAATTGATAGAGTATGAAATAGGTTCCACACGGTGGAAATGAGAGCAAGATGCGTCGATCTGGTTCGTGGATGAGTGTCTGGGACGACCGGATTCTCGAATGGATGCGGGAGAACGAGGGGTCCGGGACTCCCAAGCAGCTCAACGATAGCGGATTAATCCGCGTTTCACAGACTCACATTGCCCGACGGTGCAAGACACTGGCAGAGAACGGCCTACTCCGGCACGTCGGAAACGGAGCCTACGTAATCACGGAAAAGGGTGAAGCCTATCTCGAAGAGGAATACGACGCGGAAGAAGAAGCTTATATCGACGACGGAAATTCGACCGCTAATGGACCATCGGCGTCGGAACAGGGAACCAACGGCGTGTGAGGACCCTCCAGCATGACGATACGAAGAACTGCTCAATGGCAACGCAGCATCGACGAACGGATACTGGAATACCTTCGGGATGAATCGTGGTCGACGCCCCGCTACATGGCGAAGATTCCGGGGATTCACGCGACGAGAGCGCAGGTTAGGGAGCGGTGTTATGTCTTGGCCGATGCTGAATTAGTGGCGTTTCTCACCGAGGACGCCGAGCTCGTAGAAATCACCACAGCGGGAAAGCAGTACCTCGATGGAGAGATAGACATGGAACTGCATCCGACACCCCGACATCCTCAGTCGATTAGCAACTAACTGGGCAAGAACATATTACAATTCGATCTCATTTCCGATTTCGTATAATGAGATATTAAATATAAATTGTAAATATGAGTGAGATATAAGACAGGGATGCAAGGTTCAGACGAGATCGAATCCTATTCTAAAGATGACGGTCTTGGATTATAGTCAGAAATATCAGTAGTCGTAATCAAAAGAACGGAATATGAGTGAAGATAACATCAATAGATTTGATAGATTACTCAGCGTATTAGCGGGCTTCTTTGCGGTGGCCACGATAACATCTGTTGCTATTGCAGTAGATGCTTCCACTTCAGAAGTACCATTGTATTCAAATTATGCCAGACCGTTCACTCTTGCAGCAGCAGGTATCGGAACAGGACATTATCTTGGGAAATCAATAAAGAATAGGCAAAAATATCAGACTCATTTTGCGCTTGGGTTCTTCTTTGGCATATTTATTCAATCGATTTACTATACACTGGATGAGGTTGTAGGAAGTATCCCCTATCCTGCAATTGTGATCATTTCAGCACTCTTCGCGCTTATAATGCATATCTCGCCACTGCTTGAACACAGTAGAGATATGGCTAGTATTATGGAGATATTTGGTGGCTGGATCACGTCAATATTCCTGATATATATGAGTGTGACAAAATTCTTCTTATCACTTGACCCTTGGAATGGATTTAAAATTGGATACGGGATACTCTCAGCGGTGATCTTGCTTATTGCATTTATTATCTGGGCTGAAGAACCAGATGAGAGGCAGTAATGACGGAAACGCCCGATCTGCTCGGCCCC
Above is a genomic segment from Halosimplex halophilum containing:
- a CDS encoding tyrosine-type recombinase/integrase, whose amino-acid sequence is MFIDAMQDEHAQSTRDAEEYRLNAFIEFCEDEGIENLNDLTGRHLFKFRIWRREGQGDGRGPVKLVTLKGQLATLRRFLRFCANIDAVPPELYEQISLPAMKNGEAVSETTLDPERAIEILDYLENAEPGSMNHIVLLLLWETGARTGAIRGLDLQDVDLDGSHPRFSGPAVHFVHRPDEGTPLKNQEKGSRWNRISEKAARYIEDYIEYHRPDVTDDNGREPLIATEYGRPSGNTYRRTLYRITRPCWRGEECPHDRDIEDCEATDLHHASKCPSARSPHDVRSGRVTYYRREDVPRRIVKDRLNASEDILDRHYDRRSDREQAEQRSNHLPDI
- a CDS encoding ArsR family transcriptional regulator yields the protein MSVWDDRILEWMRENEGSGTPKQLNDSGLIRVSQTHIARRCKTLAENGLLRHVGNGAYVITEKGEAYLEEEYDAEEEAYIDDGNSTANGPSASEQGTNGV